The following DNA comes from Anastrepha obliqua isolate idAnaObli1 chromosome 1, idAnaObli1_1.0, whole genome shotgun sequence.
TTTCATCTTCAAAATCGTTTTGTATAAGTGTATAATGTAAGTAGTTTCTTAGGTGGTGGGTAGTTAGTTCAGCATTTGTTATTAGTCATTCGCGATTTCCGCCACTTagtgtatatattgtatattgtatatgtatatagttacTGGTCACgtgtaaattgtaaaaatgcACCGCATTTGGTACGTATTTTCGGTACTGTGCAGTTTATTGTGTGCATTAGGGATTTCGTAGAtgttattattttgaatccgGCTTTATTTTGTCTCAGTTTTAGTATTTGTGCACTTTTGCGCTTTCTTCTCAGCTCTAGTCTGCATAAATTTTCTGTTATCGTGTTTAGCTTTTAAGCAAGTTGTTGGCACGCTTATTAACACCGTCCATGCGAACATTGTTAGCATCACCCTTAGCGTTTATACGATCAATCTGGTTGTTTTGGTTTTCTAATTCGGATCCCATATCCAACGCCATATTTCGCAAATTTCCCAACATAGAATTTACCTGCCCCAGATTTTCATCCATTTCATCTTCTCGAGCATCGTTAGTAATACGTGGTATATATCCACTTTGCGGTGGCGCCCCTCCCATTCGTTCACGTTCATCTGCAACTCTTTGCGGTTGGCTATTAACTATTTTGCCATCGTCATTCGCTTTCCAAGCACTATCGCCATCGTCTTTGATCGCAACCTTTTTCCAAGGCACAACACACAAACCGCAGCATTTCTCCATACCActtagatttttttctgcctCTCTCATGTCCGCGTTAATACGATCCATACCTTCCTCAATTCGATCCAACTGTTCCCCTTGGTCATCCAATGCTACTAATGTGCGAATTCCAGCCTCTTTACTTTCTTCCATCATGTTAAGCATGCGACGGGTACTTTCGAGAGACTCATCGGCCACTTGACCTGATTTAAGTTGCAATTCCTGCAATTCAGTACGTGGTACTTCGGGAGCAGCCATCTTGAAGACTATGAGCGTACGATGATCTCAACTAAATTTTCTTACTGTTCACTTCACTGCAAATATATTCACACAATCTTAGTAATTTGGGGAAATACTTGTTAAATACGGCGCTCACCCTTGCACTAAATATGTGTTGGCACGTAAGTAATTGTAGTCGTGATTCATGCACCGAATGTCTCTTTATTTTTAGCTCAAATTTCCAATAGCATCAAATATTTATGGAAAA
Coding sequences within:
- the LOC129247518 gene encoding synaptosomal-associated protein 25, translating into MAAPEVPRTELQELQLKSGQVADESLESTRRMLNMMEESKEAGIRTLVALDDQGEQLDRIEEGMDRINADMREAEKNLSGMEKCCGLCVVPWKKVAIKDDGDSAWKANDDGKIVNSQPQRVADERERMGGAPPQSGYIPRITNDAREDEMDENLGQVNSMLGNLRNMALDMGSELENQNNQIDRINAKGDANNVRMDGVNKRANNLLKS